Part of the Bacteroidia bacterium genome is shown below.
TGAAGATGATATTGCCGAAGTGCCATTGGATATTTTTAAAGATAAGGATGGGAAAATTGATTACAACTGGCTAAAACCTGGAACTTCCATTCCAATGCGCAACAACGAAGGTCATACCTTACGCGGTAAAGTGCTCGAAGTTGGGGATTCAGTTGTAGTAATGGATTTTAACCATGAATTAGCCGGTGAAGATCTTCATTTTACAGTAGAAGTTGTTGGCGTTCGTGGAGCTACCATTGAAGAAATAGCCCATGGTCATGCCCACGGTTGGGAAGGCGGTCACCACCACCACTAAACACTTTG
Proteins encoded:
- a CDS encoding peptidylprolyl isomerase is translated as MIIESKSVVAVNYSLHVKDEENGIERLIDKSKAGEPLVFMFGMGGMIKGFEDALAGKKQGDKFDFWVAPEEGYGDYYEDDIAEVPLDIFKDKDGKIDYNWLKPGTSIPMRNNEGHTLRGKVLEVGDSVVVMDFNHELAGEDLHFTVEVVGVRGATIEEIAHGHAHGWEGGHHHH